The Ziziphus jujuba cultivar Dongzao chromosome 12, ASM3175591v1 sequence ATTGTTCCGTTGCTAACATGAAAGACTGCTTCAGATGAGATTATCAAGGAACAAGAACAACCATATTATGCCCTGTATGCCTATAGACTACCTCTCCCAGCCATTTCCTTCGGATACTTTCCCTCATAACTTGAATGATCTAGAGATCATAACTTACAATCTATTAGTTGAATGATTCAATTAGCCAACTCATGATATTGACAatttcttcaaaattcaaatccagCAAATGAGTTGATAAACATTGCATCATaatgctttaaaaaataaaacggaAAATTATGAATGTAAAGCATACTCAACCTGAGCAGTTAGAGACTTTATAACTTCCTTTGCAGATTTGCACTTTTCTGCTTCATCCGCAGCTATTGCATTGGCCTTCTTCAGTTGATTTGATGTTTTTTCCAATTCAGCTTCAAGATGTTTGGATTTGGAAGTTAGGTCTTCTACCTACACAGAGTTTTCAATAATCTTTTACTTAgagtatatataattaacattaGTGCCTAAATTGCACTGTTGATATGATTCTACATATGCAGCGATATAacttatttacttttattttccatGGGAGTGGGGTGGAAGTGGCTGAAAATTTTCATTAGTCAGTAAATCAGTAGAAGCTTACCTGGGcccttaaaattataatttcttgGCTTAAACTTTCATTTGTATACTTAGAATCCTCAAAAATTTCTCCAGAAGATCTAGCCGGGCTTGACTTTCCCGAAACAGGAGATGTCGCTCTAGAAAATAATCTGGAACCAGAAACTGAAGTTGGTATAACTTTCTTTGGAACTACAAATGCATTTGATGGTTTTGAAGAATTAAAACCCCCTAACTCAGAAGTTACATTCAGAGCAGGAAAGACAAGATTATAGTGTGCTTCTGGTTGATTTTCAGAATTGGAAAGCCTGCTTTCAGATTGATTGATGACCGAACCAAAAGATGAGAGCCTGGAGAGTGTTGTTTGCAATTTATGATTGTCAACTGActcattgattttatgattcaCATTTCCATTTCTAACCTTAGTATTTCGTGAAACAGAACTATTTTCCATGGCTTTCCTTAATTTAGAATAACAGTCATCACAAACCCGATATGGCTTGTTCATATTTGGAGCCAAGGCAGCTTTCAGAGATTTCCTGGTGCTGCATGCCTTGCAAAAGACTAATCCACAATTATAACAATTATGACGTTTCCTTCTGAATCCAAAAGGATTCCGACAACCAGAGCATATAGAATGGTCAACACTAGATACTGATTTGTGAAGACAAATAACAGCTGTAAGGTTTGAACCACATACGACACTTTTTACTTGCCTATCTTTTAGAAAATCAACAAGAGTAGGCATATTTCTATTACCATGGTCTCCATGACCTAGTTGCCCATTTGAGCCCTTTCCCCATGTATATACCTCTGTTTTCGAAGTCAAAACAGCAACATGATAAGAACCACAGGCAATTTCTTCAACAACATTTTCTGAAATTTTGCCTTGAACTTGAGTAGGAACCTTTCCATCAGCCATAGGATTACCTAGCTGTCCATAAGAGGTACTTCCCATTGTATATACTTGTCCTGAAGTTGTAAGGGCCATTGTGAGATAATAGCCACAGGCTACTTGACAAATGTTTTTATCAGCCAAAGCAATCACACATTCAGGAACATGTCTGGATTCTTTATCACCATGTCCTAACTTCCCTTTATCTCCATCTCCCCACGTGAACAGCTTTCCAGATGAAGAGCTAGCAGAATTATCAGGACTGGATAACTCATCTGTAACTTCAACAACTGCAGCGGTATGCCAAACACCACAAGCAACCCTCATAGTTCTTAGCCCACTCAAAATTTCCACTTCCCGAGGAATATTTGTGCTACTAAGATCTCCATGCCCTAAGGCACCAAAAGAACCATCCCCGAAAGTAAACAACCGACCAGCTGATGTCACTGCAGCTGTATGCCATAGTCCACAAGATATATATGATACATGTAGACCTTCCATATCACCACTTATCTTTTTTGGAATCCAATGGCTAACTTCACTTCCATGCCCAAGCAAGCCAGAGTAATGAGTGCCATCACCCCATGTATAAAGATCTCCAGAAAATGTAACAGCACAACTGTGATACTCTCCACATGCAACTGCTTCAATATTCATGCCATTTAGAAATTCAATGAGCTTCGGTTGGGAAACATCCACTTCTACTCCATGACCAAGCCTGCCTCCTGTCTCCTCTCCCCAACTAAATATCTCTCCTTGTTTAGTGACAAGCAAAGCATGCCTGTCACCACAAGCAATACCATGGACATCAAGAACAACTGTTGATTCCAATGCCTTAGGTAGAAAAGAATCCATATTCGAATAAAATGAGCTCCCAACTCTACACACACCACCACCCAATGCTCCACTTCCAATACCTTCGCCCCAAATGAAAACATCCCCAAGAGAATCAAAATCATCAAGACAAGAACTTTGACTGGATGAGCTTACGGCACTAGATAAGCTAACTCGGAATGCCTCAGATGCAGAATTTCGACCAATGGAGTTATCTGTAGACCTAGGTGATACAGAAGAATTGGAAAATGATTCATCTTGAATGGAACTCTTGTTGGCTGCAGTATATGAAATTATGTCAGCAAAGGCCTTTCCCCATCTGCTTTGAGGAACATTCtcaaaattcactccctcagCATCTCCTGGATCCTGTGGTAGTTTGTAAGAATAAAAACATTGGGAACTTTTATAATACAAATAAGGAAATAAAGTAAGAATGAATGAGGTTGTTGATACGGACAAATGGCGTTATTGATAGAGAATTTCTTTGAGTACGAGCACGAGGACTATCAAATGATGAACTGTCACCTCTTGATTCGTTTCTCCACTTGCTGTAGTTACCTCGAGAAATCAATGCATTAAGACCAACAAGCCAAACTTCAGCTTCATCCTTGTCCTTACATATCTGTCCATATGTTGGCAATGATATCAAATCAAGAAAGTGAAAAACTAGAAGCACTCAGATGCATTTTCTATTTGCACTTTTGGTGAATATGTTCTGattactagccttctctttatATATCAAGGAaggaattatgaaaaaataaattcacaataaaacaaaaccaaTGAAATAAACCATATCTGGTCATTTGTGGTATAATCTACTATCAGTAATAAATTAACAAGTTTTTAGAACCAAAGCAATGACCTTTTGGATGCACTCACCAAGTCCAAGGACCTATCATTACATATAAGAGAAAATGATTGATATTCCTTTTCAGGCCTAGGATACCGCTGAAATATTGCCTGAAAGCCAAAACAacaattatgattatttatttttcaaaaattaagatgtATGCAAAAAGTAATTAACAAAGATAGTTatctagataaaaataaaaaaaataaaaaagataagagCATAATAATTTCAGCTATGCCTAGGGAGATTAAacatccattttctttttcaaaaaaaaaaattgaaattaggcatagatatttggattatttttccACGGCCTAGTAAAATAATTTCTGCCTTGAGAGGTCTTTCCTCAACATAAAAAGAATGAGCAAAAACTTACAGTACGTTGCCCAGGAATAATCTTTGAAACATGACTTAGTTTCAGCTGTTTCTCATCTTTGCCAGAGTACCAAATCAATGTAGTCTCATCCTGATAGAAAAATTAGCAGCATCCAAGTAAACAGAAAAGAAAGATGAACAAAAGCCATTTATTTTAGAGTAAATTACACAAATCCCTTTGAACTATTTGACACTTGCAAATAACCtcctttaactattaaaataacaaataaaccctTCAACTGTGATCATGTATAACACATTGCTctatttaaacaaattaaatactaaaaaatgttttaatttgacaaaaCACCCTTTTAATATACCCATTATAccattttccaaataatttaatctaatcttttttattattatctaatattaaaataataattttaaaaataatattctcttcagtaaataaataaattatattttctttgaaaaaaaaaataaaaatagtattttcttcaaaaattattaatattaattaaatgaatctATTTAGTATGGGCATTTaagtaatattaaattttaaaattttaatagatttttttatgaggttaattttgttttaatgtaTTAGTTTGCTTCGACTTGTAAGTTTTTAAACATTTGATTGAGTTTTCTGTAATATCATGGGGCATATAAATAATCCAAGAGGGTTTTGTGCAATTTAtcctttattttatcattatcctGTGAACATCATATAAATCCAGGAAACAATGGGCGTATACGAGCTTTATGAGTTCAAACATGAATGAAATGAAATGGCCATGTGTGTTTACTCATCATCGAAATCTGAAAACCATAAGTATGTTTTTGATCATCATGTCAACAAGTAAATCAAACTATCCCAATGGGGACCAACCTTTTCTCATTCAAAATTGATCTCTTCACCTACAATGGCATTTTATGCCTCATATTTTGATatagatttcttttttcttcttaaaaaagAAATCCATAACGCAAAAGAGGACAATGATACAAGTAGACTCTTCTCACTTTAGTATCATTTTCAGAATTATAAGGAATGGCTTTGTAATGCTATgagttgtttatttattggttGTTACAAACTGATATGGGCAACACATATCACAAGGTGTTGTAATACTTGCTAACAATAGAAAAACATGTCCAAGATGTTTCTCtgtgaattaattaatagattCATATAAGCCCCGCTAGTATTAATTAACACATATCAGCCAAATGTTTTACTTAAAAATCACAAGAGAAAAGGGTTTTGACAATcagtattcaaaaaaaaaaaaaacaagggaaCTAGTACTTTCAAGAGGAAaaaagattttggtaattacctgcccaatcaaatatataaagacAAAACTTAACCAAGTTCCAACACTCTGTAATTGATATCTAAGTGTAGTGTCAGAAATCAGTCACAACAAAGATTACTCTCAACTCAGTTGAGGTGCATCAACTACTTAATAGGTAGTTGAGTGTGAAATTGCATTGTCCTAATATTCTGAACTTGAGTCGACATCATCACATTCAATTGCAATTTGTTCAACTACACCAATCTAACTATCATTTAGAACTTTCACAATAAACTAGGACAGAACTTACAATACATTATTGAGAGAAACTTACATTAGAAAGCCGAAAAGGGCAGAACTTTGGCTTCCCACGACGGCCATACTTTAGCAAATATGCTCCTTTCTTAAGTGCTGTAATGGCCTGTAATGGAATTGCAATACGAAAAATGATTATGTGAGCTAATAAGTATTCAAATTAAAGCTAAAATCTTGTGATGGTAAGTGAAAACCCTGGTTGGTTTTTCATGGATTACCACTCATTTAAACAAAATGAAGCATTTAAACATCTAAAGCATTCCCTAAAATACcaagttcaaaaaaaatatcaccAACATTAcacaccgaaaaaaaaaaaaaaaaaaaaaacaagaaaaaaagaaaaaatcatccTTTAACAGCCATTTAAAACCCTGTTGAGGTTTCATGGTTTAACACCCAATTAAACAAAATGAAGAGTTTAAACATCTAAAGCATCCTATCAAATACTAggttcatataaatatatatatatatatttatatatcaccAATATTATACAAGAAAAGAAATGCAATCATTTCTAAGAGGTACAAAACCTATGGAGTACGCAAGAATCACATTAAGCAAATTTTGTAAATAACTTGgaaatcaaaccaaatagtAACTAGAGAAGTAAAATAACTTATAGCCTGTGATGCTCGAGCTCTTCAATTGAGGTGAGGTATCCGTGTCGTGTCGGGTCGACACGGATAAGGGTGTGGGATCCGTCTCGAATCCTTGGAATGAAAAAGTCTGGTTTCAGAAGCAAGAAAATCAGGGGAAATGGAGCACAAATTGGatacttcatattcagcttcaaTAGAGGAtcgaaaaaaatagaaacatcaCGAAccccaaagaaaataaaaaataaaaaattgaggaccTGAAAACCAGCAGCATCTATGGTGGAATGAAAGCTGGGAGACTCATAACAGCGTAGTTTGTAGATCtgggttcaattttttgtttttaaaatttttgtttttgatttcttGGACAATGTAGATCTAGATCTCTGTATTCGGTTGTGAAATtttgggagagagagagaggaggtgACAATCCGTATCATCGTAGCAAGATAGGTTCCAAAAAACGTTAGCGGTTTTGGGTTtgatataaattcaaaatattaataattttctcaaaaacattttaaaatattaaatttttattaaaaactatattattgatttattatcaaaacaattttattagtttaagaaaataatagtttcgaaacaattttattagtttaagaaaataatagtttaagATGAAGTCGGTTAGTTTCAGtggttaaacatatatatttgtgtctgtaaaaacacaaatttatattatatgaatgATAAAGAATTTGAATAGTTTATAATTTacgtaatataattaaaataataataataataaattgtacaaatatttgcttttttttgtatctttttttttctctcgttTTTTTATAATCACACAcagaaaaaagttattaaaaacaGTGACCAATCCAGAATTTTTTTTCATGGGTTATAATTAGCTTTTTCCTCCTTAGATACTTATTTTTGACAATATATGTTATACTAcaataaataagaaattaaaattaattggaaaaattagcaattaattaattgaaagtaaaatagaaactaaaaaaggaaaatttacaaaatctaaaaaaactCAAATAATAGTTTGATTATATTACcctgacaaaaaaaaaagtttgaatatattatattaggcaaggttttaaatattcaaaatttttttgaaattttcattttttaaaaggtcaaaataaaattaagattcCAAATAGAAATgggtaaaattttcataatatccattaaaatttttgaaattctactaaaatttctatgaaaatttccatcaaaatatcTTATGAGAATCCAtccgtgcccgcacaaccaacaacccgctggggtgctgatccgataTGGATAAAAACCGGACCGATCACTAAAGCTCGagtcaagagatttaaggacaacctaattgattttatataaggagtaattaattctcaaaagggcttatcaatACTCTAAGATAacaagcctattttaagcatctaagtggtggaagtcATTACGAATTCATGTAGCTGTTTTACTGCAAATATGGATTCTGGTAGCAATGAATGAATTAAACACTttttggattcaatggatatcaccaagaggccatggaattaTGTTAAGGCAGAATTAAAAGCATATAAAACCAGCTTGTatggacaacatctcaatttggccgaaaatgtgttgtttagcctttggctttgacttttcttcttgttcaaacAAGTTTGATGCATttcaatcaaggggcaacatgtgggaatcattattaatcatatttgacatcctacatgatatatagaagctgatttggagctcaaacaagctaTATATTGGTCAatgataccttagtagtcaaactagtcaactagttttctaatttgaatttgactttttgttttaggaaattagtattatatttagtttctatttatttatttgtcaaaaaatcaaattaggaaagttattattttattattttcattgtaaattaattaattcctaattcaaaataaaggaattaattaatccaaattagtttaggaaaatagatgaatttcggccaacatgtttcattttctctttggtggccggttttaacctaaatttttagggtttagtgttttgtgactctaggctatttaagggcttaattttgAGAAAGAACATACcttgaatattttatagaaaattaattgtgagattgaatttctctttattctctttgaacacctaaaacaccattagagagtgagtgttttagttttttacttattaataggacttccataacctattgtggcatcttcattattcTAAAGTTTCCAATCATAGGTTGgataggggttaaggtttttccataagaacttgaattcAATTGGGATccgaactaatataatacgggtttaggcgcgaaTCGATCTAGGTttttatcatttggtatcagagccaaaattTAGTTCAGGtttgatatatctttatttgctttattttgttttgtgttaatctgtaattttagcattaggttaagattgcttctatcatcatacacattctgcatattatcaaaaataaaaaaaaataaaaataaaaattcattcatagccAAAATTAggttccttgttttaccatatttttacttcctagtttgttggttgtttttcatctttgttcttagtaatttagttcattattgatttttctttgctgttttttatcttaattatttgcattcacatattcaaaaaaaaaaagaaaaaaaaaagaggggtttgcggcaacaaaaaataataataataataataaaataaattacaaaatttgcaaGTTGAATTTTGAAGGTCAcgggtttgttgaaaattgcaGTCAAGTTCAtatctgtgagtaaaaaaaaaaaaaaaaagccgaataaaaaaaaaaatcggtttgttgaaatttggagttgaatttgtttgctgaaaatttgttggagctgttgagttgttgcttatttattcaatatttggagttgctagaAGTTTAATtttactgctggatatttgaactTTGGATGCTAAAACCATTGAATTAAAATTtgctaaaggatttgatacaaaaacttgaattacaaagaacaacaaccaacaactatcttatatttttgttcaatttgattcttgttcatgtttgaattctttctctaaattttattattgaattcttaatttctggccatctggtccagttcttattgatttcaaaatttcatttgttaaattgtcttatttttgcttagaaaaggcaagaattaggtgtttaaaaatttactCGGTATTGTTTGCTtcttgctactattttgttgataagtttaattaaaacatacttttgatctaattgctgtttagtGGGtgctttaattagaactttgagttaattctttgagtggaaaaaggcacgagtgtgtgagtttaaaagaaggtcaaaagccgaaactagtgtgcaaatacgagtgttgagaccttgtttgagtgaaacaagtAAGGGAGTGTTTTggtgaggttctattttatttttgttttattcatactaacatggcagattcaaaggtgagaagaggagatgtgccattaagaattaattaagagGAATTGTAGGATTCGAGGGTGATTTCGGAGCTTTAAGGAATGGTGGTGAGCATACGGACATGATGGcgatcttggagcaattacagtggatgaatgctcactttgatcacctagatcaaaggatggacatattggaaacatcacaaggtggcCCGAATCTGAGGTAAGAATTTCATGAGGGTTAAGGTCGAGGAGGTCGCGAACGCTATAGGGAGGGTTTTGAATGAGGAAATTATGGAGATAATTTGAAGGAGGATTTTAAAGACATCTATactctccaaggaaggcaaaactgTGGGAGACTAGCAagggaggaggatgatgatcttggaaatattaaggtcaacataccacatttcatgggaaaaagtgatccggaagcataccTAGAGTGTGCGGAGCTTATGAAGATGATCTTCGATTATCATAACTATTTGGTGACTAAGAAGATAAaggtggcagcaatggaatttgggcATTATACACTTTAGTGGtagactaatgagcaaaatactcaaaggagagtaggtgatgaattgattactacttggcgacaaataaaaggagccatgaggaagcgatttgtaccaactcattatcataggttgctacatcaacgattccaatcattatcacaaggaagtaggtccgtggaggattattacaaggagatggagatgctcatgatgatattaagcatgaatgaagagaGGGAACCAACCATGGCACGGTTTAtaggtggattgaatcgtgaGACAGCTAACCatttggaattgcaacaatatgttgaattggaagagatgttgcatgtgactACCAAACttaagaatcaattcaagaggaggggcacaAATACACagcttggaggagtttcaaataGCAGGAGATCAAGTCCAAGTGCTTGGAGTAGCGATTCCACATTTGAAGCAAGATAAAGGccgaaacttggagaagaaagcaccattcggccaaaaagggagtccaaaatcgattctgtccaagcacataaaaatgaaggtaaatgtaacaccccgtcccgaaccatgtcagaaatttttgcacgttgaccgaggttgaccgttgatcgttgaccgaaggggtcaaaagttgactttttgactcggttggaattctaggttgactgaggtaccgttacgaagtacacgttggcacgagttcgtagactggtagcacgttcaaaacggagctacggtttgaaagttataagcaaaacaagttgaggtccaaactgtccaaggggtgccggagttgactttttatttatggggaaatgagctttgactcgtgcatggttgtgaagtgcttgtcgatacgagtccgtagactagcggcacatctgaattggacatgtggtttgaaagttatggacctgcagagtttttttcaaataccatattattttaatattatttttaaacgcgtaacgatgtgccacgtgtgacttaatgaaggtgaccatgtgtc is a genomic window containing:
- the LOC107428977 gene encoding PH, RCC1 and FYVE domains-containing protein 1, whose amino-acid sequence is MLDEGGDKCHNREGSHVRELPDMELSLRKVPCEVSNNSEVPVTEGSLSEVIYKLRCYESPSFHSTIDAAGFQTFSFQGFETDPTPLSVSTRHDTDTSPQLKSSSITGYKAITALKKGAYLLKYGRRGKPKFCPFRLSNDETTLIWYSGKDEKQLKLSHVSKIIPGQRTAIFQRYPRPEKEYQSFSLICNDRSLDLICKDKDEAEVWLVGLNALISRGNYSKWRNESRGDSSSFDSPRARTQRNSLSITPFDPGDAEGVNFENVPQSRWGKAFADIISYTAANKSSIQDESFSNSSVSPRSTDNSIGRNSASEAFRVSLSSAVSSSSQSSCLDDFDSLGDVFIWGEGIGSGALGGGVCRVGSSFYSNMDSFLPKALESTVVLDVHGIACGDRHALLVTKQGEIFSWGEETGGRLGHGVEVDVSQPKLIEFLNGMNIEAVACGEYHSCAVTFSGDLYTWGDGTHYSGLLGHGSEVSHWIPKKISGDMEGLHVSYISCGLWHTAAVTSAGRLFTFGDGSFGALGHGDLSSTNIPREVEILSGLRTMRVACGVWHTAAVVEVTDELSSPDNSASSSSGKLFTWGDGDKGKLGHGDKESRHVPECVIALADKNICQVACGYYLTMALTTSGQVYTMGSTSYGQLGNPMADGKVPTQVQGKISENVVEEIACGSYHVAVLTSKTEVYTWGKGSNGQLGHGDHGNRNMPTLVDFLKDRQVKSVVCGSNLTAVICLHKSVSSVDHSICSGCRNPFGFRRKRHNCYNCGLVFCKACSTRKSLKAALAPNMNKPYRVCDDCYSKLRKAMENSSVSRNTKVRNGNVNHKINESVDNHKLQTTLSRLSSFGSVINQSESRLSNSENQPEAHYNLVFPALNVTSELGGFNSSKPSNAFVVPKKVIPTSVSGSRLFSRATSPVSGKSSPARSSGEIFEDSKYTNESLSQEIIILRAQVEDLTSKSKHLEAELEKTSNQLKKANAIAADEAEKCKSAKEVIKSLTAQLKEMSERLPEGHTISNAGSVVGCATNFQNQQASETDSPSARTLEAGSIGNSINQIPNGTKTQTGKPEWVVQDEPGVYLTLSAIPGGGNELKRVRFSRRHFTEEQAEKWWAENGAKVCERHNILGDE